A window of Trichoderma atroviride chromosome 3, complete sequence contains these coding sequences:
- a CDS encoding uncharacterized protein (EggNog:ENOG41) — protein sequence MTLSGSCMCGEIAYSSSSEPKVTALCHCVDCQKWTGSAYTSNAVVPEDSFQVKKGEPKWYDTIGESGGKNRHFFCSNCGSSLYGKLDIMPGDIVIKAGSLDNGATNLNNNVDVEFYCKDRVGFVAQQEEAKQLPRFIGSS from the exons ATGACTCTTTCTGGAAGTTGCATGTGCGGAGAGATCGCATactccagcagca GCGAACCCAAGGTGACGGCTCTTTGCCACTGCGTGGATTGTCAAAAG TGGACCGGCTCGGCATACACCTCAAACGCTGTGGTTCCCGAAGATAGCTTTCAAGTCAAGAAAG GTGAGCCCAAGTGGTACGACACCATTGGAGAGTCTGGGGGCAAGAATAGACACTTTTTTTGCTCCAACTGCGGTTCTAGCCTGTACGGAAAGCTCGATATCATGCCTGGCGACATCGTCATCAAGGCAGGTTCATTGGATAACGGAGCTACAAACCTGAACAACAACGTTGACGTTGAGTTCTACTGTAAGGACAGGGTAGGATTTGTCGCTCAACAGGAGGAAGCTAAGCAATTGCCTCGATTTATTGGGTCGTCATAA
- a CDS encoding uncharacterized protein (EggNog:ENOG41), whose protein sequence is MALPTTTRAWSIAEINKDSFDSLVLKDNVPLPKLGERDVLVQIEAVSLNYRDLAIPKGFYPFTLNLPVVPGSDSAGIILATGSKVTKFAKGDRVCTLFNEHHQTNPITPEAVTSGFGGAIDGTLREYAVFGDHALVKAPSTLNAIEASTLTCAPPDRMECPLRTAVKGHQGRRVGLDSGHRRCQSFRHPVCRSCWRDRCRHHVFKGKGRGVEEARSHTRYQLQRDSQLGRGCPITDARGHWIRPHSRDRRPRKPRTVAQGHQAGGCHHHHRIPRTI, encoded by the exons ATGGCTCTCCCAACTACTACCCGAGCATGGTCCATCGCCGAGATCAACAAAGACAGCTTCGATAGCCTTGTTCTAAAGGACAACGTTCCTCTTCCAAAGCTCGGCGAGCGCGATGTCTTGGTTCAAATCGAAGCCGTGTCTCTCAACTACAGAGACCTGGCCATCCCAAAG GGTTTCTACCCCTTTACCTTGAATCTTCCCGTCGTTCCAGGATCTGACAGCGCCGGCATCATTCTTGCAACCGGTTCCAAGGTCACAAAATTTGCCAAGGGGGACCGAGTTTGCACGCTGTTCAACGAGCACCACCAGACTAACCCAATTACTCCTGAAGCCGTTACAAGTGGCTTTGGCGGTGCCATTGACGGCACCCTGCGCGAGTACGCCGTTTTTGGAGACCACGCCCTTGTCAAGGCCCCGTCTACTTTGAACGCCATCGAGGCCAGCACACTTACCTGCGCCCCCCCTGACCGCATGGAATGCCCTCTACGGACTGCAGtcaaaggccatcaaggcagGCGAGTGGGTCTTGACTCAGGGCACCGGCGGTGTCAGTCTTTCAGGCATCCAGTttgccgcagctgctggcgcgACCGTTGTCGCCACCACGTCttcaaaggaaaaggccgaggagTTGAAGAAGCTAGGAGCCACACACGTTATCAACTACAGAGAGACTCCCAACTGGGGCGAGGTTGCCCGATCACTGACGCCCGAGGGCACTGGATTCGACCACATTCTCGAGATCGGCGGCCCCGGAAGCCTCGAACAGTcgctcaaggccatcaagctggagggtgtcatcaccatcatcggaTTCCTCGCACCATCTGA
- a CDS encoding uncharacterized protein (EggNog:ENOG41), which yields MDALNHVCIVRGIFVGSKQQFVEMNRAIDSNKIKPVVDSNIFSFEDIKTAYQYQWDQKHYGKVVIKIAN from the coding sequence ATGGACGCTCTTAACCACGTTTGCATTGTTCGCGGCATTTTTGTCGGTTCTAAGCAGCAGTTTGTGGAGATGAACCGGGCGATTGACTCCAACAAGATTAAGCCCGTTGTTGACTCCAACATCTTCTCATTCGAGGATATCAAGACGGCATATCAGTACCAGTGGGACCAGAAGCACTATGGAAAGGTTGTCATTAAGATTGCAAACTAA
- a CDS encoding uncharacterized protein (EggNog:ENOG41), with product MEAKLAALEDDGYFDLGTYHRPITTDSPDAQRWFNRGLIWAYGFNTQEASSCFEKVILADPGCAMGYWGLAYTRGPYYNKAWRLFDPEDLKTSLDATYTASRKALELVGKASPVEEALIRGLVARFPQRTPTDDYSGWNRAYADAMGVAYEQFGDDLDVAVFYIDALMNLTPWAMWDPYSGKPGPNSRALEAEVAISRALKQTGASEHPGLLHLHIHLMEMSRTPEAAVPSGNLLRGLVPDCAHLNHMPSHLDILIGDYQASITANTVAVKADREFVERVGGMSMYSLYRGHNYHSLIYAAMLSGQSKIAIENCKHMEDALPAELLSIKSPPMADWMEAFIAVRPHVLIRFGRWDDIINLELPADQSLYCVTTATIYYAKVGEAMLAGEIEYRRGNFELAFEHLRRSIDLDDHLNYSEPWAWMQPSRHAYAALLLEQGRIEEAAKAYAEDLGFDESLPRGHQHPNNIWALHGYHECLTLLGRTAEAKMLELPLKLATCLADITVESSCFCRTVNQGDAQNGVTAGNNVSSCCS from the exons ATGGAAGCTAAACTAGCGGCTCtagaagatgatggctatTTTGATCTCGGGACCTATCATCGCCCCATTACAACAGATAGTCCTGACGCCCAGCGATGGTTCAACCGAGGTCTCATTTGGGCCTACGGCTTCAACACGCAGGAGGCGTCAAGCTGCTTTGAGAAGGTTATCCTGGCAGATCCCGGCTGTGCCATGGGATATTGGGGGTTAGCATATACCCGCGGCCCTTACTACAACAAAGCGTGGCGTTTGTTTGATCCCGAGGATCTCAAGACGTCCCTTGATGCCACTTACACCGCATCGCGAAAGGCGTTGGAACTCGTGGGAAAAGCCAGTCCAGTCGAAGAGGCTCTCATCCGTGGACTCGTTGCACGGTTCCCACAACGCACTCCCACAGATGACTACTCAGGATGGAATCGCGCGTACGCCGATGCCATGGGAGTTGCCTACGAACAATTCGGCGACGACTTGGATGTCGCTGTCTTCTATATCGACGCCCTCATGAATCTCACTCCGTGGGCCATGTGGGATCCATACAGCGGCAAGCCAGGACCCAACTCTCGTGCTTTGGAGGCCGAAGTCGCTATTTCGAGAGCTTTGAAGCAGACAGGCGCCAGCGAGCACCCGGGACTGCTTCATCTGCATATCCATCTCATGGAGATGTCGCGCACACCTGAAGCTGCCGTCCCTTCGGGCAATCTTCTCAGGGGTCTTGTACCCGACTGCGCCCATCTGAATCATATGCCCTCACATCTCGACATTCTCATCGGAGACTATCAGGCTTCAATTACCGCTAATACCGTCGCTGTCAAAGCTGATCGGGAATTTGTAGAGAGGGTCGGTGGCATGAGCATGTATTCTCTCTACCGAGGCCACAACTATCACTCTCTCATCTACGCCGCCATGTTATCCGGACAGTCGAAAATCGCCATTGAGAACTGCAAACACATGGAGGATGCACTCCCCGCAGAGCTGCTCTCCATCAAATCGCCGCCCATGGCAGACTGGATGGAAGCTTTCATTGCAGTCCGACCTCACGTCTTGATCAGGTTCGGCCGCTGGGACGACATCATCAATCTCGAGCTTCCGGCAGATCAATCTCTCTATTGCGTCACAACCGCCACAATCTATTATGCCAAAG TCGGCGAAGCAATGCTAGCCGGCGAGATTGAATACCGCCGCGGTAACTTTGAGCTGGCATTTGAGCATTTGCGTCGCTCCATCGACCTAGACGACCATCTCAACTACAGCGAGCCATGGGCCTGGATGCAGCCATCTCGACACGCCTACGCGGCGCTGCTACTGGAACAGGGCCGCATCGAAGAAGCCGCCAAGGCATACGCAGAGGACCTTGGTTTTGATGAGTCTCTGCCGCGTGGCCACCAGCATCCGAATAACATCTGGGCGCTGCATGGCTACCATGAGTGTCTGACGTTGCTGGGACGAACTGCTgaggccaagatgcttgAGCTGCCACTGAAGTTGGCGACGTGTTTGGCTGATATTACGGTTGAGTCTTCCTGTTTCTGCCGGACGGTCAACCAGGGCGACGCTCAAAATGGTGTGACGGCGGGTAACAATGTCAGTAGCTGTTGTTCGTGA